DNA sequence from the Desmodus rotundus isolate HL8 chromosome 4, HLdesRot8A.1, whole genome shotgun sequence genome:
GATAAACCCAGGGGATTCTCCCCGGTCACAGACCCTAGAAGTCACTCCCACCAGAACACAGAGTACAGCCCCCTCGTCCTCCTCCCTGGCCACTGACACCACACAGAAGCAAGGCTCTTCAGGACAAGGGTGACCCGAGCCACCCGCTCCCTAGGCTTCAGCCATAACTCCACCCAGCCTAGCTCCCATTCCCCTGACCTGAGCCAGGATTCCACACTGGGCTGCCAGTCAAGTCCACTCTTCTCCACAACTGCCCTCCCTGACCCACTGCCAGCCCCCAGTAAAATAGGACTGGCCAATCTACGATCTTGGCTGGGGACCTCAGGGCTCTGTGATGCCCAAAGATACTGTTTGCTTTAACGTGCTTCCACCTGGACAGGAAAGATCCAGACAGGCTCCTCAGCACCTGCAGGAGGGACCAGGGCCTCTCCTATTAACAGAGCCCCTTGTTAAGCACTTACTATGAAGCAGCCAGCACTGTGCAAGCACTTACTAAGCATTATCTCATTTGAGTCCCAAAACAACCCTGTAAGAACTATTATTATCCTCCTTGTACAgaggggaaacagaggcacagaaaagttaaataatttgctccAGGACACCCAGTGGAGCTGGGAGTTACACCAGGCAGTGAGACTCCACACTGAGTACTCAGCCATTATGCCGCACTGCCTTCTGAGATCCTGCCTGTCTCAGGAGTACACCTCTCTCTGCGGCCCAGGGGTGGCATTTCTGGAATGGAACTCCTTGTCTTCCCACAAGCTACTGCTCAGTAAGGACAGAGGGACAAGAAAGAACCCACACTCACTCTCTCAACGATCCCACTATGAGTTTAACACCTTCCCAGGGTCCCATGGACTCCACTGCACTCCGCGCTCTTGACACAAACCAGTACCCACAATTCTAAGACGTCGGCCCTGTGGCCTGGCCCCACACCCCCGATCCCCAGGCACTGGCCTTACCAAAGTTGTTGGTGGGGTACCGCTTGCGGAGCCGCTCTGTGAGCCGCGACACCTTGCTACGCAGCACTTCGTTCTTGCTCAGGAACCCGTTGTCCTGCAGGGCCAGCTCATCCTCTGCCGGGCACGGGGcaccctcctcatcctcctgTGGGAACAGCTGCTTCCAGTCCTGCCCACTGTGTGGCAGGGCTCCAGCGCCCGCGTGCAGAGGCACCCTGGCATGGCAGACCCCATGAGGTGCAGGGACAGCTGGCTCGGCCACCCTTCCCCCGCCGGGCCCCTGCCTGCCTCATCAAGGCTCTTACTCACCAGGACCACCAAGTGGGTCTCCTGCCTCCCAAGGTgcgggggagaaaagaaaacagagagagatagCAAGAAGGAAGCTGCTAGGAGGGGCACcccaagcaaaaggaaaacactgGGGTGCCCCTCTGAGTTCTAAGCATGTCCCAAAGGGTGACATTAACAGAGGCCCCTATAAAAGGATCCCAACATCAAATAAGCCCGGGAGAAGCTATGTACTGTTTTTTCAAACTGGGTGAAATTTATTAAGTGGGTCATTATTTTAATAGAAGAGAACAGAACAGGAAAGGAAATATCCTTCACAATGTGTTTTTTAGGGAGCTTATTTCAGTGAAGCTTCACACACATTACAGGCGTAAGTGTGACGTGGGCCGAGACACGCGTGTGCTCCTTACCGTGAGCTGTGGACAAAATGCTGGAAAGCCCCTGCTGCACGAAcgccctcccaccaccaccaccaccacgactCAGCCCACACTCGCACGGTGAAGCCCCCGAGAGCCCCCTCAGGGTTGGAAACACAAATGCCCGCGTGAAGCGGCTGGAGTGAGAGTGAACCGCTAGGTGTGAATCACAGGCCGGCGAAAACTCACTCCCCATTCCTTATATCTCAGTTTCCCCCTTTACACGGAGACACAAAGATTTCCTACTGTAAGAAAACGATAGCGCAAATGTGACAAAATGACAACTGCCACTAGGAGCCAGTGACCAGGAAacacagggagtggtggggactatGTGACTTTTCTAAGGGGGACAGTTACTTCTCAGCTACACTGACCACTGCAGACTTGGGGCTACCAGAGCTTCgatttttcagaaaaaatgaaatccaGAGTTTTCACAGAAATCTCCCTGTGTTTAAATATTGGCTCAAGAAAATGTTTAAGGTTTATATGCCAAATGAAACACTGCAAACTATCAGCTTGAACCACTGTCTTAAAATCAGAAAGACTAACTTGCTCTGACCTAGCACTTGGCCTTGCAACCActttctccagcctcccctctctgcccccacaaATGGGCATCTTTCAGACCTCTTCTGCATGGGACCCAGAAGAGGGTCCTCCCCCTCATCTGCCTTCCCACATCAAAGGTGCCAAGCCCACAGCCTGCAGCCATGGTGGTAAATGACCCACCTCCCCCAGGAGGGCACTGCCCAGAGGCTTCCAgagccacccctgccctgggcacccAGGACTGAGCACTAGATCAGCAGCAGGACAGGCGAAAGTTCAGTGGCACCCCATCCTCTGGTGAGATCTAGCTCAGAGCAAGTTTCATCTTCTCGCTGGatatagagaattttaaaaatccagactTAGGATGTGAGAAGCCACACAGCTCCTGGACCACCCAACTTCTGGCCTGGTCAGTAGAGGGTGCTGGGGAAGGGCCACCCACCTCGATCGCATCTTTAAACTCCTCATCAGGCTCAGCCTCCTCGGCCTCCTCCACGCTGCCTGGCGTGAGGTCCTGGGAAGAGAGACTTCAttacagaaggaaagggagagcagCCCTGGCCCCTAAAGCACAGGCCCCCTCCCCTGAGCCAGTATCCAGGTTTCCCAAAACGTCTGTTCCTGCCCCAGAGGAAACGACACAACTGCAAGAAAGAAGGACGTCATGGGGAAGAGGCACTCTCTGCCCTAGCAGGGACACGAGTGGGACCAAGACCATGAGGACAGCAGGGCTGCACGGCACAGTGGTGGAGGGTCTGACCAGGTCCTGGCCACACCGCCCGCCAGCAGCTACTCTGCGCCTCAGCCTCCTCATGGTCAGAAATAACCTACACGCCTCATGGGGCTGCTACCCATAAAGTGGAACAGCAGAGTAACTGCTCAATAAAGCACAGGGTGGCtattattattacaattattaaGCACTTCGGAGGGGATGAGGCCTGGCAAGAAACAGGAACTATGCCAAGGCCAGCCCAGGAGTTATGTGGTATAAACCAGCTGGTGACAGGAAGGCGCAGGCTCTGCCCTGGCAGTGGGGGTGCTCACCTCTGTGGGCGTGGGCGCAGGTGTGCAGTCTAGCAGAACACCCTTCCCCCCAGCATCTGGGGGAGGTGGGCTCTGGAAGGCACCCTCTTCCTGGGTGGGTTGCATCCGCCGCTGCAGAGATGCCCTGTACTCAGACACCACTACCCAGGGAAAGGAGTGGGGTGGAAGGCAGAAACAGGATGGAATGAGTGGTGTTTTGAGGGTATCCACGTCAGCCACTGGCTGCCTCTTCCTCCAGCACCCCACCCTCTGCTGCAGGAAAGAGTCACCCTCCTAATTCTGAACAGGTCACCTAAGCCTcgtaaacaaaacagagataccACCACCTACCCTATGAGACCTCTATAGAAAGATTCAACGtagtcagtgctcaataaattaggGATTCTGTAACTAACTGCCCAACCACAGGAAGGAAAACGAATATAGCAATCAGCCAAACATATGTAGAGGCCCAAGTGTCTGTGACTCAGGGCCTCTCCAGACTGCCTCACTGCTTTAGAAGCCAGATGGCAGACAGGGACTCTGGGATCACACAGAGATGTGGCAGCAACTTCAGGGGGCTGCATCCCGGGAGGTGGGCGGCAGCACTAGGAAATCCGCCCCCTGCCCAAGCTCCCGCCCATCTCAGAAAGACAGAGGGACCCCTTGGGTAGCAGCCTAGCAGCCTCCAGTTCCCCAACTAACATCCCAGAAAGACAGAGCTCAGGAGAGCCCTCCTGGTGTGGTGCTGCCCCCTAGTGGAAGGCACAGCAAAGAGATGATCAGCTGCAGAGACAGATAAACAAGGAGCCCCTCCCTCATGCTCTCCAGGCCTTACCTCGGAAGAACTCCACATTCCCTAGAAAGAGAGTGCTGTTTAAAAGGGCAAAGACCCAGCACAGCGGCAGCAGATACAGCACACAAACCGTGCCCAGAAGAGCCCCGTAGAACCTGGATGAACAGAGGAACCACCGGGTCAGAAATTCATAAGGCAACAATTTGGAGCACACCCACATGGGCGCCAAGCAAGAAATAGCTCTGGGCAGTTCATAAACTGACAAGATCGGCTGACCAAACAAGTGCACAACAGAGAGGAGGCAGGCTTTACAACAAGTCATGGTTGCCAGTGACGGACCCTGGAGAGGCCGCCCCGGGGGCTGAGGCCCTGTAAACTGGTTCAGCACGCACCCTCCTCAGGCTCCGGAATCAAGTCTAGAAAAAGACAAGCTTGGCTGCGAACCCAGCTTTGCCGCTTCTCTTGCGGTGTGCCCTCAGCGAGGACCAACTGCTTGGTCCTCAGGGAGGGTGCTACTTCCTTCACAGGTAAAGTAGGGATTAAAATAGCGCCCACCTGCTGGAGCTGCTATGAAGGTGAGACCGTACACAGGAAGTGCTGAGCTCCGGGCCTGATGCAAGGGGAAAACTGAGTATTATCTACAGATAAAGGGCCTAAAGAACATTCCTTCTGTGTGATCCAGTAGTTCCatctttgaatttattctaaatttttttttcaaaagattacAGCTAAACCCATAAAAATACTCACTATAAGGttagtaataaaagtaaaaactgacTAAATGTATAATAGAATGGTTCCATAAATCACAGTATATTCACTATCAATATTAATGTGGCATTACAATAATTCCAAACGCCACGCAGCAGCAAAGAAAACCACGTCTGATATTTAgtgggaaatggaaaaggaaacaaacagaatCGCGTGTGCCATGCCGCTCTAGCTTGTATGCATACGACCAACTCCAGCAGTCGATCTAACAGGAGGTCAGCTGCTGTATCCTGATGGGGGATTACATGGCGagttatttttctattactgAAATATTCTTACCACATCTAAAAGGCGCCTCTCTACAGAAAAGCAGCGCACTCCCACCTACGAGCCTCTGTGCTGGGCCTTTCTCCCCCTGAGCTAGAGGCAACTGGCTTTGCTGGGGCTCAACTTGCAAATTCCTCCAGGGCAGTGGTGGTGGGAGCGGAAGGGCCACTCACTGTGAGGACACGGTGGGGTTCTCCCAGTGCAGCACTCGGTAGACAGCTTCACAGGCGCAGCACAGGCGGCTCAGGAAGGCCTCCAGCTGGATCAAGCTGCAGATGCAAGGGGCTTCTGTGAGCCGCACGCCCCGCCCCACTCACCCAAGGGACCCGACAGAGCTCTGGGGCAGCAAAGCCTAGGATTTCACAGGCACAGCTGGCTAGGGATGGCCAGTCTCTTCACACCCTCTGGAGGGGCCAGAGAACTCAGGAGGAAGTGCATACATTTCTGTCCCTTGGTGGAACCCCTGCTGAGGTGGACAAAACAGGGCAAAGGTTCCTGCTTTTGTCTCTTTCTAACTATTGCTGTGAGGCCAGTTACTTACCTTTACTTAACTGGGCTGCCGTTTTCCTCTATCAAAAGAGGAGCAGGGTACCCACCAGATACACTAGAGCTGTGAGGATAAATGGCAGGAGGTAGACAGGTCAGTGTGCCTCCACCTGGTGTGTAAGGTGGGCTCACttggagtggtttttttttttaaatggatgtaCCCCAGAAGCAATGCGCACAAGCTTGTACAATgagcacccagatcttggtttctggAGGGATCTTAGACTCTAGAGCTACAGCAGGGAAAGTATAAGATCAATTTGAACATCCTATTGTACCATAAAGTAAGGAagcattcagccctggctggtgtggctcagtggactgagttccGGCTTGTGagccacagggtcgctggttcgattcccagtctagggcacatgcctgggttgagggtgaGGTGctcagtagggggcatacaagaagcaaccacacattgatatttctctccctttcttctccctcccttcccctctctaaaaataaataaataaaaatcttaaaaaaaataaaaagtaaagcagCACCCAAAAATGATGGGGGCATATCAAAAGAACACAGGAACCagctcaaaagagaccttactggCCAAATCTATGacaatttgaaacaaaataaatagtaacACTAAAGGATTATAACactttgaattaaattttaaaatcttgagtTCATATGGATAATAAGTAAGAATTATAGTAGAATGCCAGCTAACAATGACAATTAGAAAAATCACCTTCATAACCATCACAGGAATAAACTGGTGAAGGCAAGACCCATCAATGGATTTGAAAGTAGTGGGTAAGCCCTGCCTGGCATGGGTCAGTTGGATAAGGGGAAGTTTACATAAAAGACCTTATTAATACAACTGGTAACATTTCATTATGAACTCTATATTAGATAACAATACTAATGTTAATGTTATCAATGTAAATTTCCTAATTTTGACTGCAGGACTATGGCTATATAAAATAATGTCCTTGTTCTTAGACAATATAAATGTGGAGAGAGATAGATGCAAAATGTAGCAAAGTGTTCATAATGGTTCTGAGTAAAGGACATATGAGAGTTCTTTGTATCATTCTTGCAACTCTTTtgtaagtttttctttgttttgttttttttactttcacaACTTTACTAAGTCATGTATGGGTTTACTAACTACAGTTAAGCATTATGCCATCTATACCCTAATAAAGATTGAAACTATGCATTCCAGTTGACTTTAGcttaaaatcatttcaaagtaaaaagcttttgtttgtttttttaaacccaGACACCCAGGACCCCCTCCAGATAACTGACTCAGATTTTCCAGGGGGGCCAGGCCTCTGTTTATagctttttggggggggggagctcCACAAATGCCGCTGCTGTGGAGAAAGGGCCGGAAGGATGAGAACCCCCACTTCAGGTCAAGAAAGCCCCGTTCAGGAAGGGCTCACTACATGGCAGCTGCCACTCAAGTTATGTTAATATTATTCAACAGTCTTAAGGTGCttcctctctggccctggctgtgtagctcacttggttagaacagcatcccagtacaccaaggttgcaggtttgatccctggtcaagacacatacaagaatcaaccaatgaatgcataaataagtggaacaacaaatgactgtttcttcctctctctctctctctctctttctagctccctctccctccgtccctccccccttcctctctctaaagtaaaattttttagAAGTATTAACTGTCACATTTAAGAAGTTTCTCCATAGTGCAGTGACAATgactaatatttactgaacacttccTGGGTACTGGACACTCACTCGATCTTCACAACCACCTATGAACAGATGAAGAACCTGAGGCACAGGAAAGCTGAGCAACTCGCCCAATACCACACGGCAAGCAAATGTgagagctgggactggaacccaggccgTGGCTCAGGCAAGCACATGCTAAGTCAAGACCCTACACTGTCTTGCCAGTGAAAAGAACACAAGCTGTGAAACCACCTGGACCTGGATTCTCATCCCAGCGCGGTCAATCTCTAGCTGCGTAAGCCcttttcctcatccataaatGCGGGATAATAACAGTAGCTACCTCCCAGAACTGCCAGATGAAAGGAAACGCCATCTTTGGTTTGCCTAACACAATGCCTGGTGCACCCAGTGTGGCAGGAGGAGTTCCTGTGACGGTCCCtcacctccccagccccttccatACTCACAAGCTCTTCACCTCAGCCACAGCCTCGGGGCGAGACAGGCGAACTCGCTGCAGGTCCTCCTGCCTCACACTGTGATACTTCCTCCGCATCAGCTCGGACTCCGGCAGCCGTGCCCGGCAAACCTCCTGCAGATAGCCCAGAAGGGCGGGCACCGAAATCACCAGGGCACCCACCGAGTACCACGCACCTGTGGGATCAACACCACTGTGGGTAGGTAAACGGGCAGCAAGGGTCAGGAGCCTCACCCACCCAGAAGTCCACATGCTCGCTCCCTAACCCAGGGCTCCGTAGGAAACAGTGTCTCCCCCTCACTCTCCAGCCCCAAACCCCAGCTTTATTTCACCTCACAGAACTTATCACATGACAGACTGTAGGTATGGTTGTTGCCTCGTCCACAAATGCGGCTCTTTAGGGCTGGGACTCTGTCTGTGTGGTCACGCTGGAGCACCAGACCCCgtgtttttaatatgaaaaactaTGCTAGCACACAGTAGGAGGCTCATGCCCGGAGTCTGGCCACGGGGACCTCCCGATGACTGACAGTTTGACCTTTGGGCCCCTGGGGCACACTGGAAACCCTTCCTTTGATTTTCAGGCTATCCCAGACCACTATGAATTAAAAATGGTGAGGCTGGAAGAAAATCCAAAGAAACTTTGGTGCACCTGAGGTAGGCTAATAGAGTACTGAGCACAGAGCAGATGTTTGTAAAATATCTGTCATGTGAACTGACTGACTTTGCAAATATGTCCAGAGAAACTTAACAGCCTAGGAACGATATCTGAGTTTCAATCGAGCAAAGAGCCCTACCGGGAAACAATGGGAGGTCTTACGTGAGATGGGTTTACTTCCAGCCCTCTGGGCGCATGTACCTCCCTAGGAAACGAAGGGGGCACTTGAGAAACCAGTCGAGAgaagaatgaatgcatgaataaaggACCCGGCTCCACGGACCTTTCCGTCCCGAGTCCTTCCGTCATTCCCCTGAGGGTTCAGCTTTTTTTGCAGCCCTCAGCAAGTGTAAGGGACAGGTAGTGTGTACACCGTGGACACACTGAACAAAGGGATGATTCCCGTCCCAGGAGGGACAGAGCAGCATGGCGAGAGACTCCACCAAGCTACTCAGATTGGCACTCAATTTAAAACTCAccaattgcttatttctggaattttccatttaacaattttgaaaatatttttaaaccctgGGCTAGCACACAGTAGGCTGACACCATGGAAAGCAAACCGTGAATTACTGCAATACATTGGCTgcttactctgtgtcaggcacgGAGCTAAGTGTTATACATAGATTATCCATCTCACTTCTTTGAACTGCCCTCTGGGGAAAGCACGTACTGTCCTCCCTTCGGAGAGAAGAGAAGTTAGGCCTTAGGTCACAACGCCAGCCCTGCCAGGGTTCTAGCCCAGAGTGGGTCTCTCTCAAACCCGTGTTCTGACAccctgcagacacagaggaaggCCAACTCTAGGGCCAGACCAGTGGCTCCTTCACACAGGGCTGCTTCCTCCCCacatttattcacaaaaaaagaaaaaagaataaaaacccagCCCCTGGAAGCAGTTCTTACCCTCATTCAAAGTGAGGAACAAGACGTTGAGGCCCAGGCAGGTCAGCAAGGAACACAACGGTGTCTGCCACCTACAACACAGAGCACTCCAGTCACCAAAAATGAgccaggtggggagagggagatgagCCAGCACAGGTAAGTCATTACAACCAGGAGCAAGGGGACCTGCCATGgttcgtgtggctcagtgggttgagcgccagcctacaaaCTGAGAGGTTGACggtttgactcccggtcagggcacatgccaggtccccagttggggatgtgcaagaggcaactgactgatgtttctctccctctcattctccctccctttccctctctcaaataaataaataaaatcttttaaaaaagagagagagaagggggcctggagctcagggtgtcaaggagaaatgaaaaggagGTCTCTCACTTGGACAGGCAACTGGGAGAAGAGTTCAAGGTACATATTAGGCCCTGGGGTGAGAAAAGGTATCCTCTCAGAACTAGAAGACCTGTAGAACTTTCTccgagaaggagaaaaatatccatAACATTGTCTATTAAGAAACCTAGTTAGGAGTGCACTTTCCCTTTCTACCTAAGATTGTCTTTCCctggctggagctggagctgaaaCAGCGAACATGTCTTGCTGGAACACAGTGAAGCAGACCAATGCGGGCCAGAGCAGAACGGCTCGGCGCAGAGCTGAGCAGACAGAGTGGAGCGGACCAGACCAGCACAGGGTGACGCGGACCAGCATGGAGCGgggtggagcagagcagagcgaGAGGGCCAGGTAGAGCTGTCTGGCCAGAGAGGGGACTGGCCCCAGGGCCACCTCACGGCCTGCTGTTTTCACAGCCCCTATCACAACTGAGCTCTTTGCACTGAACAGTTTCCTGCTTCACCGCACTCTAAATCAGGGAGTCCTGTTGGCGCTGAGCTGGTGCCCACAGCCACCTGCTGACAGTCGTTTGCGCACATCCACCCAGCACTGCGGCGGGCGCTCAGAAGAAACCTAGTTCATACCATTTAGCCTGTGTTTCGTAAGGTTCGATTCTCTTTGAAACCTGACAGTGACAGAgattctactttaaaattttcctttattttcttattgggATGTAATCTGTATATAGCATTGTTTTTTACAATTTCATAAGAACATATATTCATTGCACAAGATTCTTTTCTTGTTTCAGCAATGTTCAGAGTTTCTCTTAAACATACATTaactcaaaaggagaaaaatagtttattaaaaaaaaaaaaagacaaaaccagggTGTAGCGTTCTCTCAGCAAACATGCCCTAAGTAAACAGGAACAGATGGAAGCAAacacacacccacctcccaccatcaccacccaAGGGCAAGGGAGAAGCCCCCACAAAGCAAAGAAAGACCAAAGACTGCTGAGCCCCAGTGGCTGAGGACAAGCAAACACTGCTGGCTTAGTCCCTATTAAGAGACATCTAATGGGGACAAAGGAGCACAGATGTAGCAATCAAGCCCCTGACACCTACAGCCTAAAGAGCAGTGTCAGTCTATTTAAGGTCAGCCCTcagaggagaaaaacatacagaaaaataaacaggtaaGTTGCTGGTAATCAATATATTCAGaacttaaatgtatttttcttttgttctaatagGGGTATTTCAGAGTTATTAAATGATGTTAACTAATTTATATgctgcttttatttcttaatagttATAGGAAGGGAATGAAAtgacctctctctgcctttctcttaaaATTCAACACACTCCAACTGTACCGCCCTAATTAGGCCTCCAAACCATCCAGTGGCAGCTACCAGGGTAAAGCAAATTAAATGTCAGGTCTAAGGCCAATCCCATTTCAGAAATAAGAGCATCACACAGCCACTGAAGTCAC
Encoded proteins:
- the ZFYVE27 gene encoding protrudin isoform X2, with product MQSSEREGCGCEAGPSVMPEAPLESPPAPAKSPAFDLFNLVLSYKRLEIYLEPLKDAGDGVRYLLRWQTPLCSLLTCLGLNVLFLTLNEGAWYSVGALVISVPALLGYLQEVCRARLPESELMRRKYHSVRQEDLQRVRLSRPEAVAEVKSFLIQLEAFLSRLCCACEAVYRVLHWENPTVSSQFYGALLGTVCVLYLLPLCWVFALLNSTLFLGNVEFFRVVSEYRASLQRRMQPTQEEGAFQSPPPPDAGGKGVLLDCTPAPTPTEDLTPGSVEEAEEAEPDEEFKDAIEETHLVVLEDEEGAPCPAEDELALQDNGFLSKNEVLRSKVSRLTERLRKRYPTNNFGSCTGCSATFSVLKKRRSCSNCGNSFCSRCCSFKVPKSSMGATAPEAQRETVFVCASCNQTLSK
- the ZFYVE27 gene encoding protrudin isoform X1, giving the protein MGRYGRMQSSEREGCGCEAGPSVMPEAPLESPPAPAKSPAFDLFNLVLSYKRLEIYLEPLKDAGDGVRYLLRWQTPLCSLLTCLGLNVLFLTLNEGAWYSVGALVISVPALLGYLQEVCRARLPESELMRRKYHSVRQEDLQRVRLSRPEAVAEVKSFLIQLEAFLSRLCCACEAVYRVLHWENPTVSSQFYGALLGTVCVLYLLPLCWVFALLNSTLFLGNVEFFRVVSEYRASLQRRMQPTQEEGAFQSPPPPDAGGKGVLLDCTPAPTPTEDLTPGSVEEAEEAEPDEEFKDAIEETHLVVLEDEEGAPCPAEDELALQDNGFLSKNEVLRSKVSRLTERLRKRYPTNNFGSCTGCSATFSVLKKRRSCSNCGNSFCSRCCSFKVPKSSMGATAPEAQRETVFVCASCNQTLSK
- the ZFYVE27 gene encoding protrudin isoform X5 — protein: MGRYGRMQSSEREGCGCEAGPSVMPEAPLESPPAPAKSPAFDLFNLVLSYKRLEIYLEPLKDAGDGVRYLLRWQTPLCSLLTCLGLNVLFLTLNEGAWYSVGALVISVPALLGYLQEVCRARLPESELMRRKYHSVRQEDLQRVRLSRPEAVAEVKSFLIQLEAFLSRLCCACEAVYRVLHWENPTVSSQFYGALLGTVCVLYLLPLCWVFALLNSTLFLGNVEFFRVVSEYRASLQRRMQPTQEEGAFQSPPPPDAGGKGVLLDCTPAPTPTEDLTPGSVEEAEEAEPDEEFKDAIEETHLVVLEDEEGAPCPAEDELALQDNGFLSKNEVLRSKVSRLTERLRKRYPTNNFGSCTGCSATFSVLKKR
- the ZFYVE27 gene encoding protrudin isoform X3, with the translated sequence MGRYGRMQSSEREGCGCEAGPSVMPEAPLESPPAPAKSPAFDLFNLVLSYKRLEIYLEPLKDAGDGVRYLLRWQTPLCSLLTCLGLNVLFLTLNEGAWYSVGALVISVPALLGYLQEVCRARLPESELMRRKYHSVRQEDLQRVRLSRPEAVAEVKSFLIQLEAFLSRLCCACEAVYRVLHWENPTVSSQFYGALLGTVCVLYLLPLCWVFALLNSTLFLGNVEFFRVVSEYRASLQRRMQPTQEEGAFQSPPPPDAGGKGVLLDCTPAPTPTEDLTPGSVEEAEEAEPDEEFKDAIEEDEEGAPCPAEDELALQDNGFLSKNEVLRSKVSRLTERLRKRYPTNNFGSCTGCSATFSVLKKRRSCSNCGNSFCSRCCSFKVPKSSMGATAPEAQRETVFVCASCNQTLSK
- the ZFYVE27 gene encoding protrudin isoform X6, yielding MRGGTCAQRAGSKPISRAWYSVGALVISVPALLGYLQEVCRARLPESELMRRKYHSVRQEDLQRVRLSRPEAVAEVKSFLIQLEAFLSRLCCACEAVYRVLHWENPTVSSQFYGALLGTVCVLYLLPLCWVFALLNSTLFLGNVEFFRVVSEYRASLQRRMQPTQEEGAFQSPPPPDAGGKGVLLDCTPAPTPTEDLTPGSVEEAEEAEPDEEFKDAIEETHLVVLEDEEGAPCPAEDELALQDNGFLSKNEVLRSKVSRLTERLRKRYPTNNFGSCTGCSATFSVLKKRRSCSNCGNSFCSRCCSFKVPKSSMGATAPEAQRETVFVCASCNQTLSK
- the ZFYVE27 gene encoding protrudin isoform X4 → MGRYGRMQSSEREGCGCEAGPSVMPEAPLESPPAPAKSPAFDLFNLVLSYKRLEIYLEPLKDAGDGVRYLLRWQTPLCSLLTCLGLNVLFLTLNEGAWYSVGALVISVPALLGYLQEVCRARLPESELMRRKYHSVRQEDLQRVRLSRPEAVAEVKSFLIQLEAFLSRLCCACEAVYRVLHWENPTVSSQFYGALLGTVCVLYLLPLCWVFALLNSTLFLGNVEFFRVVSEYRASLQRRMQPTQEEGAFQSPPPPDAGGKGVLLDCTPAPTPTEDLTPGSVEEAEEAEPDEEFKDAIEETHLVVLEDEEGAPCPAEDELALQDNGFLSKNEVLRSKVSRLTERLRKRYPTNNFGSCTGCSATFSVLKKRISSRRSHSGKSAPVG